TGAATTGCACAAAATAAGAAATGCAAAGAGGACTTCCCATTCGGCACACCCCCTCCACTCCCTTCAAAATCTCCTAATTTCTCTCCCATATCACTCCTAAAATTACTCAACCATATCCCACCTATCCATATCCCAACCAGCCAAAATTCTCTCCAGCAAGTACCTAGAGTTCGGCCTCAAATCCCCACACTCCTCAAGCACTCAACTTCAGTCAAACTACAACACCTCCCTAGCGTCAGTAGCAAAATAAAATACTCCCCTTGCATTACCAAGCCTCGAACCTTAGACCCCTAGAACACTCCACATGCCTCTATCCCCTAGAATAGCAGGCCTTTTATTGACATGCTTTacccaaaataatttaaaagcctactaactAGAGGTAAGGGTTTATTTAAGGAAAACAAAATTTTGCACAACCCAAGACTTGAACTCaggatttctccaacacttcccagaacacttaaccactaaaacagatacacacttgtgttacacaataatataaatataattacttaaaaaaaattgaggcgttacaactctacccccttaaagaaaattttggcctcgaaatttacctggtcaaaacagatgagggtattgttgtcgcattgcCTCCTAGGGTTCTTCTGTGGCCTCTTTTGAGCTGTGATTGCACCAaagtaccttaaccagtggaatagAATTCTTCCTTAACACTTTTACATCATGCTCTAAAATCTGAACCGGTTCCTCCTTGAAAGTTAGATCctgcctaacctcaatctcctctgTTGAAATAACATGCGTGGGGTCAAAGCGATAGcacctcaacatagagacatggaacacattatgaatccgatttaactctggaggtaactcaagctgataggcaaccggtcccacacgttttagtatgcggtaaggcccaatgaacctagggcttagcttgcctTTTCGCCCAAACCTCAACATCATTCTCCATGGTGAAACCTTGAAAAATactaagtcccccacagaatactcaatctccttgcgTTTCAGATCCATatacgacttctgtctgtctgatgCTTCCTTTAGACGATCCCGAACTAGTCTAACTTGAGCCTTGGTATCAGAAACCAACCCAAGACCCAAAACATGCTgctcacccaactctgtccaacatgaAGGTGTACAACACCTACGACcgtataatgcctcgtaaggttccatctgtatgctagactgatagctacTATTATATGCAAACTCCACTAACGGTAAGGACTCCTCCCAACTGACCCGAaactcaatcacacaactccttaatatgtcctctagtatctcaaaaaccctctctgactgaccatctatctgaggatggaacgtagtACTAAAGTCTAACCTTGTACCCAATGCTTCATGCAAATGCATTTTATACAGATCTCACTATCTCGACACATACTGACTTAGGCAAACCGCAATGAGTAATCGGTACGGATTGGTATGAAATGGGTAGACTTGGtaaatcgatccacgatgacccataccgaATTGTTCGTAGTAGgcgttaagggtagcccactagcaaaatccatagttactctctcccacttccaaagtggaatcttaattGGCTGAAACAATTCAGAAGGTAACTGATGGTTAGCCTTAACCTACTGGCAAGTCAAACATTTACTCACAAAATTGATAACTTTATGCTTAAGACCTAGCCACCAATATAACCCCGAAGGTCTCATTACATCTTATTCCCatcgggatgcatagcataaggactactatgcactTCTCATAGTATAGACTACCTCAAATTAGTATCCCTCAGTACACAGACTTTCCGATGGAAACACAATACCCCTTCgctatttattccaaaatctaaAGTTTCCTTACTCTCTATTTGACGAAAATGAGGACCCAGTGACCCATCTTAAAACTGTTTAcacttaatctgctcaatccacgtTAGTCTAACCTGTAATTCAGCCAACAGACtatcatcatcaaataagctgagACGAGCAAGCATTGCGCTTAGATCCGTCATAGCCCTATGGCTCAGTgcgtcagccaccacattggctttaccaggatggtattcaatcgaacagtcatagtctttaATCAGCTCGatccatctatgctgcctaagatttaactccttctgagtgagaagatacttgaggcttttgtgatctgtGTAAATGGTACACTTTTCACCGtctaggtaatgcctccaaatttttagtgcgAATACCACCGCGGCCAATTCCAGgtcatgcgttggataattcACCTCATGAATTCTAGgctgacgagacgcatatgccacctccttaccttcttgcatcagcacataacccaaaccaacatgtgatgcatcattgtAGACATTGAATtcattcccagactctggctataTCAAGACAGAGGCCTCAGTTAGGGTtttcttaagtttctcaaaactctattgctgagcatcagtccagttaaacgaCACACCCTTGCGCAACAACTTTGttagaggtgcagcaatcaattAAAACCCCTCAATAAACCGCCTGTAATACCCTGCCAGACCTAGAAAACTTCAATTCTCAAATACCGTCGAAGGCGACTTCCAATCCAAAACAGCCTTAATTTTCTGAGGGTCAACCCTAATCCTTttagcagataccacatgtcctagaaatgtTACCTCCTGTAACCAAAATTCGCACTTACTGGACctggcgtacagttgtttctccctcagaatctGTAGGATTTGGGATGAATTAAGATTGATCATACGGGCAACCTATTTTGTAGGAAATAAGTTCAAAGGACTCAtatgagccatgttcaatccaCAACAAAGGATCTACACATGAAGAACAAATGTTACAAATCGaagagttagatgaatggcttaCATTTAAACCGAGGAAACACGATGAACCAAAACTACGTCAGAACATGCTCAATgcttcaccaaatcaacttaaggttggagataaagtttcattagatgTCGCAAATCCTTCGAATTTAGGATGAATTGCCTCTACTGTACCGTataggaaaatgctaagtaccgtaagagagaTTTCTCCATTAGATTCAGAGGTGGCAATCCGAGGGTTTgctgcatctaatagtactttgtctccaaccttaagatGTTTTGGTAAaatattgagctcgtcatggcgtggttttggtctATCGTGTGCTCTTAGTTTCTGTGTCTGCCATTTATCTAATTCCTCAACTTATAGCCTTCGTCCTTCATAGATAGGTTCTTTTTTGTTATTTGAATAAGGCTCATGTATGCTTTTCAAACGTATTTCCTACAaggaaggttgcaccacatgatcagCATTAGTAGAAtttcgagcttgaagagtgattattTCCTTACatacacggagtgtgagttcacctatactaacatcaattattgttctagcagttactaaaaagggccttcctaaaattaaaggcatgtCACTATCCTTTTcgatgtctagaacaacaaaatcaactgggaatatgaatttgtcaattttaacgagtacatcttcaataatacccctaggaaatctgattgttttgtctactaactgaatgctcatcctagtttgtttgggtttcccaagacctagttgtttaaacattttataaggcatgacattgacaCTAGCCtttaaatcagccaaagcattattaacatctaagctaccaataacacaaggaatcgtaaaactccctgggtcttttaatttgttggccagcttattctatagtatggctgagcaaaatgcatttaactccacatgtgatgcctcatccaacttccacttatttgttaaaagctcctttaagaatttggttgcgtttggcatctgcgaaagagtttcaataaacggtaagttgatatgtaattttttaataatttaaggaatttatcgaattgttcatctatgcggtctttccttgtcgcattggggtatggcacatgaggtttgtaCTATTTACTTACCGGTGTTTGTTTactgtggtctacctcacctttgcttttacttaccacaattccttgcctcggTTCTAGATCAGGTTCGACtgacccttcctcatcttgaatggtaattgcattgagttgttcccttgggttagattcagtgttacccGGTAAGTTACCTTgtagtcgttcagaaatcaatttggagagttggcctatttgagtttcaagcccttggatcgacacttgttgattcttaagtgttgtttcgGTATTCTGAAAGTGAGTTTCCAACACCGAGATAAAcattgttagcatctcctcaaggttcaacttcttttcctgttggtaaggtggttgttgaaaacccagacgatgttgtggcctttgattcccttgaccaccctacgagaagttgggatggttcctccaacctgtattatatgtgttactatatgggttattttgagatttaGAATTATTACCTATATATTGAaattgttcctcctcgatgctagggttgaagggttgatattctgtgtatgctcctcctccatttgaatcgcacctcatcactggatgtacctgggTAGAACCACATAAattgtcaatctttttatttaagagttctacctagttagatagcatagtaacaacatcgaggttgaaaacactggcTATTTTCATCagttttgttctcatgacttgcc
Above is a genomic segment from Gossypium arboreum isolate Shixiya-1 chromosome 8, ASM2569848v2, whole genome shotgun sequence containing:
- the LOC108468322 gene encoding uncharacterized protein LOC108468322, whose amino-acid sequence is MEPYEALYGRRCCTPSCWTELGEQHVLGLGLVSDTKAQVRLVRDRLKEASDRQKSYMDLKRKEIEYSVGDLVFFKVSPWRMMLRFGRKEEIEVRQDLTFKEEPVQILEHDVKVLRKNSIPLVKVLWCNHSSKEATEEP